A single window of Rhodococcus jostii RHA1 DNA harbors:
- a CDS encoding NERD domain-containing protein/DEAD/DEAH box helicase, which yields MVIRIPENPRLVNGSEESVWKALLGQLGDGDLVVANQRVTDRLKDHEIDFVVALEGYGIVCLEVKGGQIWHDGTDWYQEQRKGPTVINPVRQARDASYALRSYVEADPRWSHGRLRWDHVVVFPNVEITDDFALPECPRWKVIDRTNLDEVVSRLQKVLSGQQLDRPALPADGVDQLTTVLSGRGLPQRDVVARAIANEDAADALTAQQSVILDAIRLLHRVEVRGGAGSGKTFLAVEKARRLAKQGQRVALICYSHGLASYLERLTATWSYEERPAYVGEFHALGQRWGAPEGPDESIRTTDTVQFWEHDLPRHMAELASDLPLRDRFDAVVVDEAQDFADDWWGPLLAALRDEEAGGIYVFSDEGQRVFDRQGVPPIQLVPLVLDHNLRNTRQIADSFTPLVGQRMRLLGGEGPEVLFVPCTAEDALTVADDQIDSLMDEGWRPEDLALLATGSRHPEQVGRQAEGNVAYWDSFWDTEQVFYGHVLGFKGLERRAVVLALNEKVVQERSRERLYVGLSRARDQLVVCGDPAFIREVGGAELAKRMGI from the coding sequence ATGGTGATCCGTATTCCCGAGAATCCGCGTCTGGTGAATGGTTCCGAGGAATCGGTGTGGAAAGCGCTTCTCGGTCAGCTCGGCGACGGTGACCTGGTGGTGGCAAATCAGCGGGTCACCGACCGGCTCAAGGATCACGAGATCGACTTCGTGGTGGCGCTCGAGGGGTACGGAATCGTCTGCCTGGAGGTGAAGGGCGGGCAGATTTGGCACGACGGCACCGATTGGTACCAAGAGCAGCGAAAAGGACCGACGGTCATCAACCCGGTCCGGCAAGCACGTGACGCGTCGTATGCACTGCGGAGCTACGTGGAGGCCGACCCGCGGTGGAGTCACGGGCGGCTGCGATGGGACCACGTGGTGGTCTTCCCCAACGTGGAGATCACCGACGACTTCGCCCTGCCGGAATGCCCGCGCTGGAAGGTGATTGATCGCACCAACCTGGATGAGGTGGTGTCGCGGTTGCAGAAGGTGCTGTCCGGTCAACAGTTGGACCGCCCGGCCCTGCCCGCCGACGGGGTCGATCAGCTCACGACGGTCCTCTCCGGACGGGGCCTCCCGCAACGCGACGTGGTTGCGAGGGCGATCGCGAACGAAGACGCGGCGGACGCACTCACTGCCCAGCAGTCGGTGATTCTCGACGCGATCCGGTTGTTGCACCGTGTCGAGGTGCGGGGCGGCGCCGGAAGCGGCAAGACATTCCTAGCGGTCGAGAAGGCGCGGCGGCTTGCGAAGCAGGGGCAGCGGGTGGCGCTCATCTGCTACTCGCACGGGTTGGCGTCGTATCTCGAACGGTTGACCGCCACCTGGTCCTACGAGGAGCGGCCTGCGTATGTGGGGGAGTTCCATGCGCTCGGTCAGCGGTGGGGAGCGCCGGAGGGCCCGGACGAAAGCATCCGCACCACCGACACCGTGCAGTTCTGGGAACACGACCTTCCGCGGCACATGGCGGAGTTGGCGTCGGACTTGCCGTTGCGGGACCGGTTCGACGCGGTGGTCGTGGACGAGGCGCAGGACTTCGCCGATGACTGGTGGGGGCCGTTGCTGGCGGCGCTGCGTGACGAGGAAGCCGGCGGCATCTATGTGTTCAGCGACGAGGGGCAGCGGGTGTTCGACCGGCAGGGTGTTCCGCCGATTCAATTGGTCCCGTTGGTGCTCGACCACAATCTGCGCAATACCCGTCAGATCGCGGACTCGTTCACGCCGTTGGTCGGCCAGCGGATGCGTCTGCTCGGTGGGGAAGGCCCGGAGGTACTCTTCGTGCCCTGCACCGCAGAGGATGCGCTGACGGTGGCCGACGATCAGATCGACTCGTTGATGGACGAGGGGTGGCGTCCCGAGGATCTGGCGTTGCTTGCCACGGGCAGCCGTCATCCGGAGCAGGTCGGCCGGCAGGCGGAGGGCAACGTGGCCTACTGGGACAGCTTCTGGGACACCGAGCAGGTGTTCTACGGGCACGTCCTGGGGTTCAAGGGTCTGGAACGCCGTGCCGTCGTTCTGGCGCTCAATGAGAAAGTGGTGCAGGAGCGTTCGCGGGAGCGGCTGTACGTCGGGCTGTCGCGTGCCCGGGATCAGCTGGTGGTGTGTGGCGATCCGGCCTTCATCCGGGAGGTCGGGGGAGCGGAGTTGGCCAAACGGATGGGGATCTGA
- a CDS encoding CoA-binding protein — protein MDTTWQDPKAVSSMLDDWETWAIVGLSGNPDRTAFRIAELLQRRGKRIVPIHPDAPMVLGEQGYPTLADVPFPIDVVDVFRQSNAAGEFADQAVEVGAKGVWFQLGVIDEAAFQRTTAKGVAMVMDTCPAIEWSARESA, from the coding sequence GTGGACACTACGTGGCAGGACCCCAAAGCCGTCTCGTCGATGCTCGACGACTGGGAAACGTGGGCAATCGTCGGGCTCTCCGGCAATCCGGACCGGACGGCTTTCCGGATCGCGGAGCTGTTGCAGCGCCGGGGAAAGCGCATCGTCCCGATCCACCCCGACGCCCCGATGGTGCTCGGCGAGCAGGGCTATCCCACTCTCGCGGACGTCCCGTTCCCTATCGACGTCGTCGACGTCTTTCGCCAGTCAAACGCGGCCGGCGAGTTCGCGGACCAGGCCGTCGAGGTGGGCGCGAAGGGCGTCTGGTTTCAGTTGGGAGTCATCGACGAGGCCGCCTTCCAGCGAACGACCGCGAAGGGAGTTGCCATGGTGATGGACACGTGCCCGGCGATCGAGTGGAGTGCACGGGAATCAGCGTGA
- a CDS encoding TerD family protein: protein MAIDYTRRPSSPAAPQGGVSLSKVTLSKAAPSVSLTKSGERQGAMRVNLNWSTGATPQPKKTGFFAKLAAAAGGNNGIDLDLGCLYELADGSKGVVQALGNSFGSLQAPPFIKLDADDRTGTVTGGENLHINLDRPEMFKRILIFAMIYDGAPNWAAVDGVVTLYPTSGPEVEVRLDTSNSSARICAIAMLQNTGQGITVTREVKYIEGSQADLDKTYSWGMKWAAGRK from the coding sequence GTGGCCATCGACTACACCCGACGCCCGTCCAGTCCTGCCGCCCCGCAGGGCGGAGTCAGTCTGAGCAAAGTGACCTTGTCGAAGGCTGCGCCTTCCGTCAGCCTGACGAAGTCGGGTGAGCGGCAAGGCGCGATGCGCGTCAACCTCAACTGGTCGACGGGCGCGACACCGCAGCCGAAGAAGACCGGCTTCTTCGCGAAGCTCGCCGCCGCCGCGGGCGGCAACAACGGCATCGACCTGGACCTCGGCTGCCTGTACGAACTGGCCGACGGGTCGAAGGGTGTGGTCCAGGCACTCGGCAACAGTTTCGGATCTCTGCAGGCCCCGCCGTTCATCAAGCTCGACGCCGACGACCGCACCGGCACGGTGACCGGGGGCGAGAATTTGCATATCAATCTCGACCGACCGGAGATGTTCAAGCGGATCCTCATCTTCGCGATGATCTACGACGGCGCACCCAACTGGGCGGCCGTGGACGGCGTCGTCACCCTCTACCCCACCAGCGGACCCGAGGTGGAGGTACGACTGGACACGTCGAACAGCTCCGCTCGCATCTGCGCCATCGCGATGCTGCAGAACACCGGGCAGGGCATCACCGTCACCCGCGAGGTGAAGTACATCGAAGGCAGCCAGGCCGATCTCGACAAGACCTACAGCTGGGGCATGAAGTGGGCGGCCGGCCGCAAGTAG
- a CDS encoding secondary thiamine-phosphate synthase enzyme YjbQ, whose product MFSTEIEVRTGAEPVVHDLTREIEKFLASAGAGDGLLHVWVPHATAGLVVIETGAGSDDDLLRAIDEVLPRDDRWIHRHGSHGHGRDHVLPAFLPPYASVPVFDGALATGTWQSVCLVDTNVDNPVRHVRFSFLEG is encoded by the coding sequence ATGTTCAGTACTGAGATCGAGGTGCGGACCGGCGCCGAGCCGGTGGTGCACGACCTGACCCGTGAGATCGAGAAGTTCCTCGCCTCAGCAGGCGCCGGTGACGGCCTGTTGCATGTGTGGGTGCCGCACGCCACTGCTGGACTCGTCGTCATCGAGACCGGCGCGGGAAGCGACGACGACCTTCTGCGGGCGATCGACGAGGTGCTTCCGCGCGACGACCGGTGGATCCATCGCCACGGGAGCCATGGGCACGGCCGCGACCACGTGCTGCCGGCGTTCCTGCCGCCCTACGCGTCCGTGCCCGTCTTCGACGGAGCACTCGCGACGGGCACCTGGCAATCCGTGTGCCTCGTCGACACCAATGTCGACAACCCGGTGCGGCACGTCCGGTTCAGCTTCCTGGAGGGCTGA
- a CDS encoding TetR family transcriptional regulator, whose product MTRLEAFSVSPDLPAGPLGLRERRREQTNVEISETALTLFEHKGVEGTTVGEIAQTAGVSQRTFFRYFTTKEEAALRDHWAFEAVLAGGLDQLDSEVSPRLALETAFAAALTMYSDSLSIACRRLLRVNRLIKKEPALRAELARESVRRTAALVDVVSTRFDCADLQVRLAVDVSIAVLRAALETWVDQSSTDETASLPEIYSLARGLAQA is encoded by the coding sequence ATGACCAGACTCGAAGCGTTCTCCGTGTCGCCTGACCTGCCCGCCGGCCCGCTGGGGCTGCGGGAGCGGCGACGCGAGCAGACGAATGTCGAGATCAGCGAGACCGCACTCACACTGTTCGAGCACAAGGGTGTCGAGGGCACGACCGTCGGCGAGATCGCGCAGACTGCGGGAGTGTCGCAGCGAACCTTCTTCCGATATTTCACTACCAAGGAAGAGGCCGCGCTCCGCGATCACTGGGCCTTCGAGGCGGTGTTGGCCGGAGGGCTCGACCAGCTCGACTCGGAAGTTTCACCGAGGCTCGCGCTGGAAACGGCCTTCGCTGCTGCTCTGACGATGTACTCGGACAGTTTGTCGATCGCCTGCCGACGATTGCTGCGGGTGAACCGACTCATCAAAAAGGAGCCGGCGCTGCGGGCGGAGCTGGCGCGCGAGAGTGTGCGGCGAACCGCGGCGCTTGTCGATGTGGTGTCGACGAGGTTCGACTGCGCCGACTTGCAGGTTCGACTGGCAGTCGATGTGTCGATTGCCGTGCTCCGTGCGGCGTTGGAAACGTGGGTGGACCAATCGTCCACCGATGAGACGGCGAGCCTGCCCGAAATCTATTCCTTGGCAAGGGGACTCGCGCAGGCGTGA
- a CDS encoding CarD family transcriptional regulator — MTVTKLTTRMFNDLPTEYVQFEVAQNGLSIEIPVAKAESIGVRNAINNDEVGRVFDILRGPTVDDPSNWSRRFKANQEKLTVGGIFTVSEVIRDLMTRSQVKPLSAGEKRQLEHAMQLVISELVLAMKSDPDETRRRIEAIYEPASASTTAAVAV, encoded by the coding sequence GTGACTGTCACAAAGCTCACGACCCGGATGTTCAACGATTTGCCCACCGAATACGTACAGTTCGAGGTCGCTCAGAACGGGCTGTCCATCGAGATCCCGGTAGCGAAAGCCGAATCCATCGGCGTGCGAAACGCGATCAACAACGACGAAGTCGGTCGAGTCTTCGACATCCTGCGCGGTCCGACGGTCGACGACCCGTCGAACTGGTCCAGGCGGTTCAAGGCCAACCAGGAAAAGCTGACCGTCGGCGGAATCTTCACGGTGAGTGAAGTCATCCGCGATCTGATGACGCGTTCGCAGGTCAAGCCGCTGTCAGCCGGCGAGAAGCGGCAGCTCGAGCACGCAATGCAGCTCGTCATTTCCGAACTCGTCCTCGCGATGAAGTCCGATCCCGACGAGACTCGGCGCCGCATCGAAGCGATCTATGAACCCGCGTCCGCCTCTACGACGGCGGCTGTCGCAGTCTGA
- a CDS encoding glycine-rich protein, with product MCGLAVVGASGLLAPSVAVAAPAALPAGCVQGVGTQVTCTFTFTGSAQSFTVPEGITSLAVTATGGRGGNSRTILGGAAAVATGQLTVAAGDALYIQVGGNGGDGNGQAGYNGGGAGGTGASGGGGASDVRTGTGELADRQIVAAGGGGAGDTYIGGAGNLMGPAGGPGGGGGGGGGGTDVAGGVGGNGGTDPHGSPGEAGAGGAGAGTGGGGGGGWFGGGGGAENYGGGGGGGGSSYAPGGTFSVAGADAVSSVVITYGAGSGTGSLGNLFGSS from the coding sequence ATGTGTGGCCTCGCCGTAGTGGGTGCCTCGGGACTGCTTGCCCCCAGCGTGGCGGTTGCAGCGCCGGCAGCGTTACCTGCCGGTTGTGTGCAAGGCGTCGGCACCCAGGTGACCTGCACGTTCACATTCACCGGCAGTGCGCAGTCGTTCACGGTTCCCGAGGGCATTACCAGCTTGGCGGTGACGGCGACGGGCGGACGTGGTGGAAACAGCCGGACCATTCTCGGCGGCGCCGCGGCCGTCGCAACCGGACAGCTGACGGTCGCCGCCGGTGACGCGCTGTACATCCAGGTCGGCGGAAACGGTGGCGACGGCAATGGTCAAGCCGGATACAACGGCGGTGGAGCCGGCGGCACCGGCGCGAGCGGCGGAGGTGGCGCCTCCGACGTTCGCACCGGGACGGGTGAGCTGGCGGATCGTCAGATCGTCGCCGCGGGCGGAGGCGGCGCGGGTGACACCTATATCGGTGGCGCAGGCAACCTGATGGGACCTGCTGGCGGACCCGGCGGCGGGGGCGGCGGTGGCGGAGGCGGCACGGACGTCGCTGGTGGTGTCGGAGGCAACGGTGGCACTGACCCGCATGGCTCGCCGGGTGAAGCCGGTGCCGGTGGTGCCGGTGCAGGCACGGGCGGCGGTGGTGGCGGCGGCTGGTTCGGCGGCGGAGGTGGCGCCGAGAACTACGGTGGTGGCGGAGGTGGTGGCGGATCGTCCTACGCGCCCGGCGGAACCTTCAGCGTCGCTGGGGCGGATGCTGTTTCGTCGGTAGTCATCACGTACGGGGCCGGTTCGGGAACGGGGTCACTCGGAAACCTCTTCGGCAGCAGCTGA
- a CDS encoding MBL fold metallo-hydrolase has product MSDAAPIGDGIFQIPVPITDNPLGHTLVYAMESPGGLILVDAGWDDDNAWNGLTSGLEAIGHSVKDVEGVVLTHFHPDHTGLCGRVREASGAWIAMHESDHGMFEHMSTGHGPEWLHFQKENMTRAGAAPADLEAFEKSASGKPPAGPDSAPDRVLVDDELIALTGRSLRAVYTPGHTPGHVCFYLEDADVMFTGDHVLQKTTPHVGNFVYPLEERDALAEFMDSLRRVQTMNITRGLGAHGIPIDDVAGRAGELIEHHEERLDHLYKAFGDDQITVWQVAERMKWYKPWADISPMGKGMALSEAAAHLRHLVARDLVAQVPDSEPAVFARR; this is encoded by the coding sequence ATGAGCGACGCAGCGCCCATCGGTGACGGGATCTTCCAGATTCCGGTGCCGATCACGGACAACCCCCTCGGTCACACCCTGGTGTACGCGATGGAATCCCCCGGCGGTCTGATCCTCGTCGACGCCGGTTGGGACGACGACAACGCCTGGAACGGCCTCACCTCCGGACTCGAGGCCATCGGACACTCGGTGAAGGATGTGGAAGGCGTCGTACTCACGCACTTCCACCCCGACCACACCGGTCTGTGCGGTCGCGTCCGGGAGGCCTCCGGGGCATGGATTGCGATGCACGAATCCGATCACGGGATGTTCGAGCACATGTCGACCGGTCACGGCCCCGAGTGGTTGCACTTCCAGAAGGAGAACATGACGCGGGCCGGCGCCGCCCCGGCAGACCTCGAGGCATTCGAGAAGTCCGCGTCGGGGAAGCCGCCTGCGGGTCCCGACTCGGCGCCCGATCGTGTCCTCGTCGACGACGAACTCATTGCCCTCACCGGCCGCAGCCTGCGCGCCGTCTACACCCCCGGCCACACCCCCGGCCACGTCTGCTTCTACCTGGAAGACGCCGACGTGATGTTCACCGGCGACCACGTCCTGCAGAAGACGACGCCGCATGTCGGCAACTTCGTGTACCCACTCGAGGAACGCGACGCGCTGGCCGAGTTCATGGACTCGCTGCGCCGCGTCCAGACCATGAACATCACCCGCGGCCTCGGCGCCCACGGCATCCCCATCGACGACGTCGCGGGACGTGCCGGAGAGCTGATCGAGCACCACGAAGAGCGACTCGACCACCTGTACAAGGCTTTCGGCGACGACCAGATCACGGTGTGGCAGGTCGCCGAGCGCATGAAGTGGTACAAGCCGTGGGCCGACATCTCACCCATGGGCAAGGGCATGGCGCTGTCCGAGGCAGCGGCCCACCTTCGGCACCTCGTCGCTCGCGACCTCGTCGCCCAGGTTCCCGACAGCGAACCCGCAGTCTTCGCCCGTCGCTGA
- a CDS encoding DNA polymerase IV produces MSTPPRRRWVLHVDLDQFIAAVEVLRHPELRGRPVVVGGRGDPTERAVVSTASYEAREFGVGSGMPMRIAARKIPDAVFLPVDAEAYTEVSGVVMDTLRKLGVVVEVMGWDEAFLGVETEDPEAFARTVHDAVLDATGLHCSVGIGDNKLRAKIATDFGKPQGIYRLTEENWFAVMGERPTDALWGIGKKTAKKLAALGISTVRELADASDQELATTLGPNMGPWYARIGRGIDLSPVSAEPWVARSHSRETTFQQNLAGREAVTEEIIRLASRVREDILAENRRAVRVALKVRYAPFDTHTTSKPLPEPTFDPDVITDAAAALVDRLDHDREVRLLGVRLEMTPPT; encoded by the coding sequence ATGAGCACTCCGCCGCGTCGTCGGTGGGTGTTGCATGTCGATCTCGACCAGTTCATCGCCGCAGTCGAGGTGCTGCGGCACCCTGAGCTGCGGGGACGTCCCGTCGTGGTGGGCGGTCGCGGCGATCCCACCGAGCGCGCGGTGGTATCGACGGCGTCGTACGAGGCGCGTGAGTTCGGTGTCGGTTCCGGGATGCCGATGCGGATCGCGGCACGGAAGATCCCCGACGCGGTGTTCCTGCCCGTCGACGCCGAGGCCTACACCGAGGTGTCGGGCGTCGTGATGGACACCTTGCGTAAGTTGGGCGTCGTCGTCGAGGTGATGGGCTGGGACGAGGCGTTTCTGGGTGTCGAGACCGAAGACCCGGAGGCGTTCGCGCGAACCGTCCACGACGCCGTCCTCGACGCGACCGGGCTGCACTGCTCAGTCGGTATCGGCGACAACAAGTTACGAGCCAAGATCGCGACGGACTTCGGCAAACCGCAGGGCATCTACCGGCTGACGGAGGAGAACTGGTTCGCCGTCATGGGGGAGCGCCCCACCGACGCGCTGTGGGGGATCGGCAAGAAGACAGCGAAGAAGCTTGCCGCGCTGGGCATCAGCACCGTCCGAGAACTCGCCGACGCCTCGGATCAGGAGTTGGCCACGACCCTCGGTCCGAACATGGGACCGTGGTACGCCAGGATCGGTCGTGGCATCGATCTTTCCCCGGTCTCGGCGGAGCCCTGGGTGGCCCGGTCGCACAGCCGGGAGACGACCTTTCAGCAGAACCTCGCCGGCCGGGAGGCCGTCACCGAGGAAATCATACGTCTCGCTTCCCGCGTCAGGGAGGACATCCTCGCGGAGAACCGCAGGGCGGTGCGCGTGGCATTGAAGGTGCGCTACGCCCCGTTCGACACCCACACGACGAGCAAACCACTGCCGGAGCCGACATTCGATCCGGACGTGATCACCGACGCGGCAGCAGCATTGGTCGACAGGCTGGACCACGACCGGGAAGTGCGACTCCTCGGCGTGCGGCTCGAGATGACGCCGCCCACGTGA
- a CDS encoding plasmid pRiA4b ORF-3 family protein — MTASGKRRHLSVVPDTPVIVRPSERPGRRDVASFHLRIELDDVSPTIWRQFVVPSNLRLNELHPIVQTVMGWQDSHLHSWVGGEPPASERYEMRESIDEGFADEDDELCEDAVRLDQVLAEPGELLSYQYDFGDGWDHTIVLERIEAGGPAPTVTCLAGARACPPEDCGGPGGYADLLTVLATPSHPGHHDAGAWVGPGFAPESFGVDAVNRNLRIEVVIRDHGPVTDSKFAELLRRIPHQAAPHVFSLLEHAQLTTRTGDFPAAQEAATFHLRWLLQRIGSDGITLTQAGYLPPAVVAEMRQALPGFDDWPATSNRETDQRPVHLLREYAKTLGLVRKYKGKLVRTNLGTAMADNANQMWRHLLERLPLGTEQIEREAGYLVLLTLAAGTSSDERRDVIAEGLAALGWQTSDGTIVGREEVFWMGRPTISFLELIGAMVEGYVQRDQPMDPEWGRLLAQMVLSM, encoded by the coding sequence ATGACCGCTTCAGGTAAACGCCGACACCTGTCCGTCGTTCCCGACACACCGGTGATCGTCCGGCCGTCCGAGCGGCCGGGTCGCCGCGACGTCGCGAGTTTCCACCTGCGGATCGAGCTCGACGACGTGTCGCCGACCATCTGGCGGCAGTTCGTCGTGCCGTCGAACCTGCGGCTGAACGAGCTGCATCCGATCGTGCAGACGGTCATGGGCTGGCAGGACAGCCACCTGCATTCGTGGGTCGGCGGCGAGCCGCCCGCCTCCGAGCGGTACGAGATGCGTGAGAGCATCGACGAGGGCTTCGCCGACGAGGACGACGAGCTGTGCGAGGACGCGGTGCGGCTCGATCAGGTTCTGGCCGAGCCTGGCGAGCTGCTGTCGTATCAATACGACTTCGGCGACGGCTGGGACCACACGATCGTCCTCGAACGGATCGAGGCCGGCGGGCCCGCGCCGACGGTGACCTGCCTCGCCGGTGCCCGCGCCTGCCCACCCGAGGATTGCGGCGGACCGGGCGGATACGCCGACCTGCTGACGGTCCTGGCCACCCCGTCGCACCCCGGTCATCACGACGCCGGGGCGTGGGTGGGGCCCGGCTTCGCGCCCGAATCGTTCGGCGTCGACGCCGTGAACCGTAATCTGCGGATCGAAGTCGTGATCCGTGACCACGGGCCGGTGACGGATTCGAAGTTCGCCGAACTGCTGCGACGAATACCCCATCAGGCTGCCCCGCACGTCTTTTCGCTTCTCGAGCACGCCCAGCTCACCACGCGGACGGGTGACTTTCCTGCGGCCCAGGAAGCGGCGACGTTTCATCTGCGGTGGCTTCTGCAGCGCATCGGATCCGACGGCATCACGTTGACTCAGGCGGGTTACCTGCCCCCGGCCGTGGTGGCGGAGATGCGGCAGGCGCTGCCGGGCTTCGACGACTGGCCCGCCACCAGCAACCGCGAGACGGACCAACGGCCGGTCCACCTGCTCCGGGAGTACGCCAAGACCCTCGGACTGGTGCGCAAGTACAAGGGAAAACTCGTTCGAACCAATCTCGGAACGGCGATGGCGGACAACGCGAACCAGATGTGGCGTCACCTGCTCGAGCGCCTGCCGCTGGGCACCGAACAGATCGAGCGGGAGGCCGGATACCTCGTGCTTCTCACACTCGCCGCAGGCACGTCGTCGGACGAACGCAGGGACGTGATCGCCGAAGGACTCGCCGCCCTCGGCTGGCAGACCAGCGACGGCACGATCGTCGGCCGGGAAGAAGTCTTCTGGATGGGCCGTCCCACGATCTCGTTCCTCGAACTGATCGGCGCAATGGTCGAGGGCTACGTCCAACGCGACCAGCCCATGGACCCCGAATGGGGTCGGCTCCTCGCGCAGATGGTGCTGTCGATGTAG
- a CDS encoding serine/threonine-protein kinase: MSVSAVLAGRYELRGMLGRGGMADVHDGWDLRLQRPVAIKVLRPELTSVPDTRRRFEAEARLAATLNHPNVVAVHDCGEDAGVAFIVMERLPGRTLADEIAAGPVPDARVRSILADVLAALGAAHGAGILHRDIKPGNVLFTAAGTVKVADFGIAKSAASDHTATGQVLGTVAYLSPDRILGTPATTADDLYAVGVVGYEALAGHRPFAGDNILSLARAITDGAARPLRDARPDADPNLVHTIERAMARDPQQRYADAQSMRDAVLGAPGPHPPPTRTFTPTTVHELPPEPRRPRRTGLIIAAIAAVLVAVAVAALAIASQNRDGTVGPGPSTTAVVPAPAPVSVPSSAVEVNPVAPPPPTVAPVPKPGPGNNNGNGNGNGNGNGNGNNKTKEKDKEKDGN, translated from the coding sequence ATGTCGGTGTCCGCAGTTCTCGCAGGTCGGTACGAGTTGCGGGGAATGCTGGGGCGCGGCGGAATGGCCGATGTCCACGACGGATGGGACCTGCGCCTGCAGCGACCCGTCGCGATCAAAGTGCTGCGCCCGGAGCTCACCTCCGTCCCCGACACCCGCCGCCGGTTCGAGGCCGAGGCCCGGCTGGCCGCCACGTTGAATCACCCGAACGTCGTCGCGGTGCACGACTGCGGCGAGGACGCCGGTGTGGCGTTCATCGTGATGGAGCGCCTGCCCGGGCGGACCCTCGCCGACGAGATCGCCGCCGGTCCCGTGCCGGACGCGCGGGTGCGGTCGATCCTCGCCGACGTGCTCGCCGCCCTCGGCGCCGCCCACGGAGCCGGGATCCTGCACCGCGACATCAAACCGGGAAACGTGCTGTTCACCGCCGCGGGCACGGTGAAGGTCGCCGACTTCGGCATCGCGAAGAGCGCCGCATCCGACCACACCGCGACAGGTCAGGTGCTGGGCACCGTGGCCTATCTCAGCCCGGACCGCATCCTGGGCACACCCGCCACCACCGCCGACGACCTCTACGCCGTCGGCGTCGTCGGCTACGAAGCCCTCGCCGGGCACCGGCCGTTCGCCGGCGACAACATCCTGTCGCTCGCCCGGGCCATCACCGACGGGGCGGCCCGACCGCTGCGCGACGCCCGCCCGGACGCCGATCCGAACCTCGTCCACACGATCGAACGGGCGATGGCCCGCGACCCGCAGCAGCGGTACGCCGACGCCCAGAGCATGCGGGACGCCGTCCTCGGGGCGCCCGGCCCGCATCCGCCGCCGACGAGAACATTCACACCGACGACGGTTCATGAGCTGCCACCCGAGCCTCGGCGGCCACGGCGCACCGGGCTGATCATCGCCGCGATCGCCGCCGTGCTGGTGGCCGTGGCCGTGGCTGCGCTGGCCATCGCGTCGCAGAACCGGGACGGCACGGTCGGTCCCGGGCCGAGCACCACCGCCGTCGTCCCCGCCCCGGCACCCGTCTCCGTCCCGAGCAGCGCCGTCGAGGTCAACCCGGTTGCGCCTCCCCCACCAACCGTCGCACCGGTACCGAAGCCCGGACCGGGAAACAACAACGGCAACGGCAACGGCAACGGGAACGGGAACGGGAACGGGAACAACAAGACCAAGGAAAAGGACAAGGAGAAGGACGGCAACTGA
- a CDS encoding LLM class flavin-dependent oxidoreductase, protein MTDYGRAIQFGAFVTPSVELLANTFELAALADETGLDLIGVQDHPYQAKFLDCWSLMGALLARTERVRVFPDVACLPLRPPATMAKAAASLDVMSGGRFELALGAGAFWEAIGAMGGDVRTPGQAAKALEEAVEVIRLMWSGERAVYSEGEHYRLEGVHPGPVPAHSIGIWLGVGGPRMLRALGRSADGWVPSSSYFPPDVLPGMHARIDAGAADAGRDPSSIVRAYNVFGQVSDTPSDTLFRGTAEQWVSQLTELAVETGMDTFVFGTDGDNLAQVRRFATDVAPAVRAAVDERRGVGAHA, encoded by the coding sequence ATGACCGATTACGGCAGGGCGATCCAGTTCGGGGCGTTCGTCACCCCGTCGGTGGAGTTGCTGGCCAACACGTTCGAACTCGCCGCCCTCGCCGACGAGACCGGCCTCGACCTGATCGGCGTGCAGGACCACCCGTACCAGGCGAAATTCCTCGACTGCTGGTCGCTGATGGGCGCACTGCTGGCCCGAACCGAGCGGGTGCGTGTGTTTCCCGACGTCGCGTGCCTGCCGCTTCGCCCACCGGCGACGATGGCGAAGGCCGCGGCCAGCCTCGATGTGATGTCGGGAGGCCGGTTCGAACTGGCGTTGGGTGCCGGCGCGTTCTGGGAGGCGATCGGGGCGATGGGCGGTGACGTGCGCACGCCCGGGCAGGCCGCAAAGGCGTTGGAGGAAGCGGTCGAGGTGATCCGCCTGATGTGGTCCGGCGAGCGTGCCGTGTATTCCGAGGGTGAGCACTACCGCCTCGAGGGTGTGCATCCCGGACCGGTCCCGGCGCACAGCATCGGGATCTGGCTGGGCGTCGGCGGCCCCCGAATGCTGCGGGCGCTGGGACGCTCTGCGGACGGGTGGGTCCCGTCGAGCTCGTACTTTCCGCCCGACGTCCTGCCCGGCATGCACGCGAGGATCGACGCGGGCGCGGCGGATGCGGGCCGGGACCCGAGCTCGATCGTCCGCGCCTACAACGTGTTCGGTCAGGTGAGCGACACACCGTCGGACACGTTGTTCCGCGGAACCGCCGAGCAGTGGGTGAGCCAACTGACGGAACTCGCGGTGGAAACAGGCATGGACACGTTCGTCTTCGGCACCGACGGCGACAACCTCGCCCAGGTCCGACGATTCGCGACCGATGTCGCGCCGGCCGTTCGGGCCGCCGTGGATGAGCGCCGTGGAGTGGGTGCCCACGCCTGA